The Candidatus Limnocylindrales bacterium genome has a segment encoding these proteins:
- a CDS encoding BamA/TamA family outer membrane protein has product MIQKLFLIILLLIPGGVLSASEEGPGSRTEQLEQQRLQKLQKIEPYRQTGLERDFLWVEQNLDKLLHLNYKGFYPQAGSISTGSGISLGVRYWKPDLGDSSLDLQLSAAGSLHGYQEYAFQFGKIPQAEPGLLLESIRSERIYQLGDIPIKQRGSFYYVDLRYRDFPQEDFFGIGPQSREEDRSNFRLKNTSYDAVIGYRFSRWLRVGTRLGFQQFDIGGGTDDRFPDTQALFNETSAPGLTEQPDFFLLRPFVLFDYRDVSGNPHKGGLVGFSFTRFDDVDKSQFDFNRFIFETRQFLPLFSRSQILALRFFTSLSDADKGSQVPFYLQETLGGGDTLRGFATFRFQDNDLLYLSAEYRFEAASALELALFYDTGKVFPDRSDFNFKDLENSYGFGIRIKAPSAVIFRFDVGHSGEGTEFHFKFGSSF; this is encoded by the coding sequence ATGATACAAAAGCTCTTTCTCATCATTCTTCTACTTATCCCGGGTGGAGTTTTAAGTGCCTCAGAGGAAGGCCCGGGCAGTCGAACCGAACAGCTAGAACAACAGCGTCTTCAAAAGCTTCAAAAAATCGAGCCTTATCGTCAGACAGGATTGGAAAGGGATTTCCTTTGGGTAGAACAAAATCTCGACAAACTCTTACATCTTAACTACAAAGGATTCTACCCTCAAGCCGGAAGTATTAGTACAGGATCTGGTATCTCCCTGGGGGTTCGTTATTGGAAACCCGATTTGGGCGATTCATCCCTTGACCTTCAACTCTCGGCAGCTGGCTCATTGCATGGTTATCAAGAATATGCCTTTCAATTTGGAAAGATTCCACAAGCGGAGCCCGGACTTCTTTTGGAGTCTATTCGCTCCGAGCGTATCTACCAATTGGGAGATATTCCGATAAAACAACGAGGTTCCTTTTATTACGTGGACCTTCGTTATCGGGATTTTCCCCAAGAGGACTTTTTCGGTATTGGGCCCCAATCCAGAGAAGAAGATCGGTCGAATTTCAGGCTCAAGAACACTTCCTATGATGCCGTTATAGGATATAGATTTTCTCGATGGCTTCGAGTAGGGACCCGGTTAGGGTTTCAACAATTCGATATCGGTGGCGGGACCGATGATCGTTTTCCGGATACCCAGGCTTTATTCAACGAGACTTCGGCGCCGGGATTGACAGAGCAACCAGATTTTTTTCTCTTGAGACCCTTTGTACTCTTTGATTACCGGGATGTATCCGGGAATCCTCATAAAGGGGGTTTGGTAGGTTTTTCATTTACTCGATTTGATGATGTGGATAAAAGTCAATTTGACTTTAACCGTTTTATCTTCGAAACCCGGCAATTCCTGCCATTATTTTCAAGATCCCAGATACTGGCTTTACGTTTCTTCACGTCCTTGAGCGATGCGGACAAGGGGAGCCAGGTTCCCTTCTATCTTCAAGAAACGCTCGGTGGAGGTGATACGCTTCGGGGTTTTGCTACCTTCCGATTTCAAGATAACGACCTGTTGTACCTTTCGGCAGAATATCGCTTTGAGGCTGCCTCAGCTTTAGAACTTGCCCTCTTTTATGATACGGGAAAAGTCTTTCCCGACCGTTCAGATTTTAATTTCAAGGACTTAGAGAACAGCTACGGTTTTGGAATCAGAATTAAGGCCCCTTCGGCAGTCATCTTCAGATTTGATGTAGGTCATAGCGGCGAGGGCACTGAGTTTCATTTTAAATTCGGATCGTCGTTCTAA